DNA from Campylobacter sp. RM5004:
CCAGCGAGCTTTTATTAGAAGGTAAAGTTTTAATAGATGATGAGATAAAAAAACCAAGTGCTAATATTAGCGAGAATGCAAAATGCACTTTGCTTAGTGATGTTTATGTAAGTAGGGCTGCATATAAATTAAAGGGATTTTTGCAAGAATTTGAATTAGGAATTTGCGGCGAAGATTGCTTAGATGTAGGCTCAAGTACAGGGGGATTTACTCAAGTTTTATTGGAAAATAATGCTAGAAGCGTTACTTGCGTTGATGTTGGTAGTAATCAATTGCATGAGAGTTTAAGGCAAGATTCAAGAGTAAAAGTCTATGAAAATACCGATATAAGAGATTTTAATCATGAAAGTTTTAGAATAGTTGTTTGTGATGTTAGTTTTATATCAATTAATCTAATAATTAATGATTTAATAAGACTTAGTAGTGAGTATTTAATACTTTTATTTAAGCCACAATTTGAAGTAGGCAAGGCTGTAAAACGAAGCAAAACTGGCGTAGTAAAAGATGAAAAAGCTATTAATAAGGCTTGTTTAGAGTTTGAAACTAATTTAGCAAGACTTGGCTTAAGATTGCTTAAAAAAGCTAAATCAAACTTAAGTGGAAAAGATGGAAATTATGAATATTTTTACGCTTACACAAAATAAGATTTTAAAAGCTACAAAAGAAGATTTAAGTTCGGTTGCAAGTCTTGCGATAGGTTGTTTTGATGCACTTCATTTAGGTCATTTTGAGCTTATAAAAAGACTCGATGAAAATGGAGCTTTGCTTATAATTTATAAAAAAACTAAAGAAATAGTTCCTATTTTTTACAAGCAAGAATTATTAAATTGCAAGGTATTTTTTGTAAATCTTGATGAGATAAAAGAAGAAAGTGCGTATAATTTTACACAAAATATTATGTATAATTTTACACAACTTAAGTATTTTGTAGCAGGATATGATTTTCATTTTGGCAAAAATAGAGCAGCTCATGCAAAAGAACTAAAGAGCTTTTCAGGGCTTGATTGCATTGTTGTAGATGAGTATAAAATCAATGGTGTTAGCGTTCATTCAAGCTTAATTAGAGAATGCCTATTAAATGCTAATTTAAAAGATGTGAAAACTTATCTAGGAAGAAACTACTATATAAAAGGCAAACAAATCAAAGGTCAAGGCTTAGGGGCTAAATTTTTCGTGCCAACTATTAATGTAGATTATGAGAATTATTTTTTACCAAAAGCTGGGGTTTATTATGCAAAAGTATTTTTAGATGAAAATGAATACTTAGGAGCTGTATTTTTAGGCAAACGCTCAACCGATGAAAAAGAGGCTTTAGAAGTTCATATTTTAAATAATTCAAATTCCTATTTCAAATTCCAGCAAATTAAAATAGAATTTTTAGAGTTTTTTAGAGAAAATAAAAAGTTTGATGATTTTAATAGCTTAAAGGCTCAAATTGATTTGGATATTAAGGCATTAAGCTTAAAGGCAAAAAATGAGAGATGAAGTTTTTAATGATAATTTAGTTAAACAATTTGAATTTGATGAAAAAGTTGTAAGGGTTTTTGATGATATGGTTACTCGCAGTGTGCCGTATTATTTGCAAAATCAAGAATTAATTTTTAGTATTTTGAGTGCAATTTTGCCAAAGAATGCAAAGGTTTTAGATTTAGGATGTTCTACTGCAAATACTCTTTTAGCACTTTCTAAAAGAGATGATTTAGAATTATTTGGGCTTGATAATTCAGATGAGATGTTAAAAAGAGCAAAAATTAAAGCTGATGATTTAGGTGTAAAAATTAATTTTTATAATCAAAATATAGAAGATGTTTTAAGTCTAGATGAGAGTTTTGATGCGATAATTTGCTCTTATACTCTTCATTTTATAAGACCTCTTTTAAGACAAGAATTGCTAAATAAAATCTATAAAAAGCTTAATAAAAACGGAGTTTTTATACTATGCGAAAAGCTTTTATATGATAATAAAGTCTTACAAAAAAACATAATAGATATTTACGAAAATTATAAAGAAAATCAAGGATATTCAAGATATGA
Protein-coding regions in this window:
- a CDS encoding bifunctional riboflavin kinase/FAD synthetase: MNIFTLTQNKILKATKEDLSSVASLAIGCFDALHLGHFELIKRLDENGALLIIYKKTKEIVPIFYKQELLNCKVFFVNLDEIKEESAYNFTQNIMYNFTQLKYFVAGYDFHFGKNRAAHAKELKSFSGLDCIVVDEYKINGVSVHSSLIRECLLNANLKDVKTYLGRNYYIKGKQIKGQGLGAKFFVPTINVDYENYFLPKAGVYYAKVFLDENEYLGAVFLGKRSTDEKEALEVHILNNSNSYFKFQQIKIEFLEFFRENKKFDDFNSLKAQIDLDIKALSLKAKNER
- a CDS encoding TlyA family RNA methyltransferase, with the protein product MRADLFVANELNISRNKASELLLEGKVLIDDEIKKPSANISENAKCTLLSDVYVSRAAYKLKGFLQEFELGICGEDCLDVGSSTGGFTQVLLENNARSVTCVDVGSNQLHESLRQDSRVKVYENTDIRDFNHESFRIVVCDVSFISINLIINDLIRLSSEYLILLFKPQFEVGKAVKRSKTGVVKDEKAINKACLEFETNLARLGLRLLKKAKSNLSGKDGNYEYFYAYTK
- the cmoA gene encoding carboxy-S-adenosyl-L-methionine synthase CmoA; the protein is MRDEVFNDNLVKQFEFDEKVVRVFDDMVTRSVPYYLQNQELIFSILSAILPKNAKVLDLGCSTANTLLALSKRDDLELFGLDNSDEMLKRAKIKADDLGVKINFYNQNIEDVLSLDESFDAIICSYTLHFIRPLLRQELLNKIYKKLNKNGVFILCEKLLYDNKVLQKNIIDIYENYKENQGYSRYEIAQKRAALENVLIPFTYDENVNILKNANFRQIDCFFRWANFCSFIAFKE